AATTAGGTCTCTGGTCAAGATTGGCAAATAAATATAAGGACGCAAGTTCTACCGGAATTCATATGGATGCGCTCATTTTGTCGGCAAGATTTGATTATCAGAAATATGGTTTCGGTTTGAGTTATGATATCAACACTTCCAGCTTGCGCAATGCAAATGCCGGAAACAACGCTTTCGAATTATCTTTCATTTACAATATTTGTGGACCTGAAAGAAGGGGAATCTATTGCCCTAACTTTTAAGTGTTTTCATTTTAAAAAATATAATGCCCAAAGCCCTTTCCGCGGAAAGGGCTTTTTTGTTGAATCACATGAAAAAAGTCGCTTTTTTTAGTACTTTTGTTATCCACCAAAAACAATAGACTATGTTTGGGAATAAGAGTTCAAAAGAAGAAGCTAATCGGTCCATACCTAGCGGACAAACCCCTCAGGGAGCCCTCAACAGTTTAGTAACAGGAACTATGGTTGAAGGGAGTGTTCAGGCTGAAAGCGATATCCGGGTTGATGGTTATTTAAAAGGCACCTTGATCTGTAAAGGAAAAGTGATCATAGGCCCTAAAGGCACCATCGAAGGAGAGATCAAAGCGCAAAACGCCATGATTGAAGGACGATTTAAAGGGATTTTACATATCGAAGATTTGCTACAAGTTAAAGAAACAGCCCTGGTAGATGGCGAAATTAATACAGACAAATTGGCGGTCAGTCCGGGCGCAAAATTTAATGTAACAGCAAAAATGAATTCCTCTCATAAAGCAGCTCCAACCAGCACAGTTAATCCTGTGATTAAGCCAGATACTATTAAAATGTAAGCCTTACCAACCGGATGAGTCGTTATGATCTAAAAAGCAACAAAGTATTACGCTATTCCGGTTTAGCTACCCAGATTTTTATATCGATCGGATTAGCAGCTTGGTTGGGTAAATGGATCGATCAAAAAATGGAATTAAGTAAACCACTATGGACAGCCGGTTTGAGTATGCTCATGCTTTTGTTGCAATTAGTATGGTTAAATTATGACCTTAAAAAGCTCGATAAATGAAAGCCATGAATTTTTATAGCTGGCTTTCCCTAACGGCGATTGCAAGTTTTATCCTTAGCTACTTGTTTAAAAAGGAAAATCAACCTGAAGGGATCTTATCTGCCCAAATGATCTTGGTCTGCTTTTTTATCATTTTTACTTTGACCATATTCTATGTCGCGAAAATGGCCATTAAATCTGCCAATCCATATTTGTTTACGAGGGTTTTTATGGTTTCAGTTTTCTTCAAAATGCTCTTATTGTCTCTACTGGTTTTTAGCCTTGTTAAAATTTTTGCACTGGTTCCAAGACAACTGGCAATTCCACTTGGAGTAAGTTATCTCTTATTCACCATTTTCGAAACTTGGGTATTGATGAAGCTCTCAAAAACCCATTAAAGTGCGGAACTTCTCAATGTAGGCACATGGGGAATGATTAAAGAGATAGGGTTCATAGGTTGAACATTAGAAGTGTATGAATCGGAAATAGGTGACGCCTTGACCTAAGGACTCAAAATTAATCAATGCAAAAGCTAGCTCAAGGCTCTTTACTTATCAACGCTCACTGAGACCTTTAAGCTTTGACCTTTAGCCTGCTTGCTGTATCGCAAAGCAAGCATAGATGCGCTGTTATTATTTAAATTCATATATTCAGCTAAATCGCCTAAAATGAGCCGTTTATATATTTTTTTGCGCAAATTATAGAAAAAAGAAAAGCTTTTACTATCTTTGCGCTCCTTAAAATATAGGCATTTATGGCAAATCATCAGTCGGCATTAAAAAGAATCCGCCAAAACATCGTAAGAAGGATAGCAAATCGCTATTTTAAGAAGACCACGCGTTCAGCGATTAAGAAGCTTCGTGAAATGGAGACTGCATCTGAAGCCAGCAAGTTTTTACCTAGAGTTGTAAGTATGGTTGATAAGTTGGCTAAAAACAACACCTGGCATAAAAACAAGGCGGCAAATATCAAAAGTAGCCTCATGGGACACATAAGTCACCTTAAATAATGAAATAATAGACCATTTTATAAAAAAATCGTGCATTGAAGTCCAATGCACGATTTTTTTTTAATAAGTTTGATGTAAAATAAAATTCATACTATGACTAGGCAACGAATTAAAGATGCAGCGGTTAATTTATTTAACCAAAATGGTTTTGGCGGTGCTTCCATGCGGGACATTGCACAAAAAGCAGGAATTGAAGCTGCTAGTATTTATAACCATTTTGCATCTAAACAGGATCTTCTTCATTGCTTGTGCACGGAGACCCTTAAACCCTTAATTCAGGGAATACAGGAAAATATAGCAACTCAGAAAAATGCAACTGCTCAGTTGGAAGCTTATTTGAAATCTTTTGTGCATTATGAAGCAGAAAATTGGGCTGCCATGCAAGCTACTTTCACGGAAGGCCGCCATCTTGAAGGCAGTTTCGATAAAAGTCATAAAAAGCAAATTAAAGTCTTGGAAGATATACTCGCCGACTTACTGAGAAAAGGAGCTTCATCTAAAAAACTGAATAATTATGATTCCGAAATGGCCTGCCAGGCTATTATGGGAGCGCTCCGCTGGAAGCACCAACCAGCTGCAAAAGGTGGTAAACTCATGGCAGATCAATCCCAACACATCGTTCGGCTGATTATGGATGGTTTGCAGAAAGCATAATACTTTCTTGATTTCGACTACTAATGCAGGTTTATATACCCTGCAATCCTTAGCAATCGCTCAAGGCTTCAACAAGTGGATTTATGAACTCATAAAACCATGGGTCAAAGGCTCAGTTTTAGAATTAGGCAGTGGAATAGGCAATATTTCAAACCAAATTCTCTCCAAACATACAGATGTTAGTTTATCAGATAGTAACTCAGAATACTTAATCTATCTTCGGCAGCATTTTCAAAACCAGAATTCCTTAGCTAATATATTTGAATTGGATTTAATTCATCCAGCGTTTGAAGTTCAATACAAACACTTGTATGGACAATTTAACACCCTCATTGCCTCTAATGTTATTGAGCATATTGAGGACGATCAATTAGCAATAACAAATGCATTAAAACTTCTTAAACAAGGCGGTACTTTTATTATGGTTGTACCGGCACATCCGTCGTTATTCAATCGATTAGATAAACAATTGGATCATTATAGAAGATATACGATAACGCGATTGGATCAATGTTTCAAAAAAAGAGATGGCTTCATTCTAGAAAGAAAACATTTTAATGTACCCGGTGCCATTGCTTGG
The genomic region above belongs to Saprospiraceae bacterium and contains:
- a CDS encoding class I SAM-dependent methyltransferase, with amino-acid sequence MISTTNAGLYTLQSLAIAQGFNKWIYELIKPWVKGSVLELGSGIGNISNQILSKHTDVSLSDSNSEYLIYLRQHFQNQNSLANIFELDLIHPAFEVQYKHLYGQFNTLIASNVIEHIEDDQLAITNALKLLKQGGTFIMVVPAHPSLFNRLDKQLDHYRRYTITRLDQCFKKRDGFILERKHFNVPGAIAWFITGTLLRFESIKPWQVSAFEYIVPLSKWITKHINLNFGLSILLVYKKAGS
- a CDS encoding TetR/AcrR family transcriptional regulator, whose protein sequence is MTRQRIKDAAVNLFNQNGFGGASMRDIAQKAGIEAASIYNHFASKQDLLHCLCTETLKPLIQGIQENIATQKNATAQLEAYLKSFVHYEAENWAAMQATFTEGRHLEGSFDKSHKKQIKVLEDILADLLRKGASSKKLNNYDSEMACQAIMGALRWKHQPAAKGGKLMADQSQHIVRLIMDGLQKA
- a CDS encoding 30S ribosomal protein S20; the encoded protein is MANHQSALKRIRQNIVRRIANRYFKKTTRSAIKKLREMETASEASKFLPRVVSMVDKLAKNNTWHKNKAANIKSSLMGHISHLK
- a CDS encoding polymer-forming cytoskeletal protein; translated protein: MFGNKSSKEEANRSIPSGQTPQGALNSLVTGTMVEGSVQAESDIRVDGYLKGTLICKGKVIIGPKGTIEGEIKAQNAMIEGRFKGILHIEDLLQVKETALVDGEINTDKLAVSPGAKFNVTAKMNSSHKAAPTSTVNPVIKPDTIKM
- a CDS encoding AtpZ/AtpI family protein — encoded protein: MSRYDLKSNKVLRYSGLATQIFISIGLAAWLGKWIDQKMELSKPLWTAGLSMLMLLLQLVWLNYDLKKLDK